In the Anaerostipes caccae L1-92 genome, CCCGCTTGGGTACTGGTTTCGGTCTCCGATTCTTCTGTTGTCGATTCTGTATCCTCTGTATTTCCTATGTCCGCTTCAGGCTTTCTATCTTCTGCCTGTTCTGCCTCCACTTCTGCTGCTTCCTGTACCCCGGACTCCGCAAAAACCATAGCCTGTCCCGTCCCAAATACAATGACCAACAAGAAGACTAAAATTTTTCTTTTCATAACTGCTGCTCCTTTTCCTCGTAATCTGACATTTTTTCTTATCAGGTATTGGTACCGTAAAAAAGAGTTAGACCAAAAACCAATATTTTTTATTCCACAGAACAGTTTTCCTGTGGAACAAAAAAAGAAGGAGCACCAGCATGGCAATCCTTCTTGATCTCAGTTATTTCTGCCGGAAGTCAAAAATTTCTGTTGTTCCGTCCTTTGATTTTAAATGGAGTTCAAAATCATTCACAAAAACAGAAAAATACAGAACCTTTTTCTGACTGCTGTAACTTTCCGGTCTGAAAATCTTTCCTTTCTTGTCTTTTGCAAACGTGCTTTCGAAGTTTACATCTCCGGTCACATAAATCTCAAGCCTTTCCTTCTTCTTATCCGCCCTGATTCTGGTCACATTTACCGGAACCGACACTGGCACTGTTTTTTTCACTTTCTTTTTCGGTATCCGTAGTCCGGACAGATCGTGAGTCTCCCAGTCCGGACTTTTCAGCTGAATTTCATGGAAGTCCTGCTCCGGAAGATCCGTGCTCCCGAATACAAGAACTCCCGTGATTCCGACTCCCGCGGCCACGGCAGCTCCCATCACAGCCTTCTTGATCATGAGAGTGCCCTGCTTCACTCCTTTTTTAGATGCATAAGTAAGAGACTCCCGCAGGAACGGATAGAGAGTAAAAATACCGAAGCTTCTGATGTTCAGCACATCCCGTTCCTCCTGAGGAAGCATCTCGATCTGTTTTTTCAAATTCTTTCTGGCGTTAAACAAAAGATTTTTTACTGCATTCTCTTTGCAGTCCAGGACCTTTCCGATTTCTTTCATCCGCATCTGCTGAAAAGAGTAAAGTAACAGAGCAGCTC is a window encoding:
- a CDS encoding RNA polymerase sigma factor, translating into MREKRYEELVPYVEQAKQGSEDAFAYLYEATIEPTRYFVYNFCKNRNKVEDLLQEIYLEVYRSLPSLKDNMAFCAWQRQITYHCCVKSIKENEEAFIGDDNIEFIKSLTDSSETPQDIVLQNEKSELLNRCIQKLPEKQRAALLLYSFQQMRMKEIGKVLDCKENAVKNLLFNARKNLKKQIEMLPQEERDVLNIRSFGIFTLYPFLRESLTYASKKGVKQGTLMIKKAVMGAAVAAGVGITGVLVFGSTDLPEQDFHEIQLKSPDWETHDLSGLRIPKKKVKKTVPVSVPVNVTRIRADKKKERLEIYVTGDVNFESTFAKDKKGKIFRPESYSSQKKVLYFSVFVNDFELHLKSKDGTTEIFDFRQK